The window AACTAAAGGGAGAATCCCTGAGAAGAAAACGTAATATTAATCCCGAAAAACAATAACTTTAACGCGATGTAAGTCCACTATTCCTGACCAAAAAAACTACTTAACTCCGGGGGGTCACTTTGCAGCGCTGATAGGGGGTCACTTTGACCGCTATATGCAATCAATTACCTTGAAGGGCTGGATATCAAAGTATCAATGGACGGAAAGGGAAGGGCTTTGGACAATGTATATATTGAAAGGTTCTGGAAGTCGATCAAGTATGATTACATCTATCTGAACCCAAGCGAGGACGGTTATGACCTGCTCAAAGGTGTCAAATGGTATGTTGAATATTACAACCAAAAGGTTCATCATACCACTAGGGAGAAGCCTGGGGAAAGATATTATGGGCCAACCCGAAAAGCATCATAAAGTAAAAGTTAGTTGTTCTATTTCCCAAGGGTACCCTTGGGAAATAGAACAACTAAAGAAGTATTAACAAATAAATAAATTAACTTAGCAACTGATACTTTTGGTCCAACAAATGGGGAGTGTTATAGTGGACTTTCTTTTGCTACTCTTCTTTTTGCAATCAAAACCGCATTTGCTGACTTAATCCCAAAAAATATCATCAATTTTTCTCTTTTTTCCCCTTTCACCTTGATTTTATCAAGCCTATAATGGTTTTTGATTGTTCCAAAAACACCTTCCATTTAAGTAGCCATCTGTCTGGAGATTTTAGAGTTTAGTGCAGAGTTCTCTGTAAAAAGTGAGAAAATTTCTATTCCTGGATTCTTAGTAGATTCAGTTGATGATAAAAGTAAAATCAAAATCAAGCAAAGTGTCTTGTTTATAAAAAAGCTTGAAGGTGCAGAATATTCTCCGTTATTGGTTAGATTTTATAGTTTGCAAGAAAATATAGATCAGGTAAGTTATAACCATATCCCAAAGGATTGGAATGGAATCATAGAAGCTTTTGGCATGAATGATGGACATTATATTACCTTTAGCTTTAAAGAAGGTCAAATGGTCAGTTATAGCAAAGTCTTATTAGAAGATACTAGAGCCTCAAAGCAGATAGGTGTAAATAAGAGCACGACATGCATTACTTCAATAGTAGAAAATCCTTCTTATGTGGTGTGTTATGAAAGTATTTATGATTGTACGATTTACAGTGGTGGTACTAGTATTATAACTTATTGTGTAGATACAGGAAGCTCGGGGCCTGGAGGGTCTAGCCCTGGAGGAGATAGTTTTTGTGAAGAGTTTGATTGTTATGCTTTCCCTGGTGGTGGAGACTTGGGAGGAGAATTTGAAGAAGATGATCCATGTAAAACAAGCAAAGAAGACCTGAAAAATGCATTCCCTGATGCTCCTGATTCATTTTTGGGGGAACTTGAGAAGTTTGTTAACAAGCATTCAAAAGATTTTGGTATAGATTCAAAAGAAAAGATGAATCATTTTTTAGCCCAAGCTGCGCACGAAAGCACTAACTATCTTGGAAAGACTTTCTCAGCTTTAGAGGAAAACTTGAACTATAGATGGGAAAAATTAGGTACGAAGGATAATTTTGAAACCTATTTTAACCCAATCTCAAACCCAACAGCAAACTCTTTAAAAGCTAATCCAAATGATTTTAAAAGATCTGAAAATTCTGATTTTGTAGATCCTGTAAAGCTTGCAAATTATGTCTATGCTCGTAAACAACTTGGAAATACTTCACAAGGTGATGGATATAAATATAGGGGAAGAGGAATTTTTCAAATTACAGGAAAATATAATTATGAGCAATTCAACAAATTTTATAATGAAAAATTCAATGCAAACATTGATTTAATTAAAAACCCTGAAATGGTTTCGAATAACATTGAATTAGCAGTAATCAGCGCATTATGGTATTTTGAAAATAAAGTTTTAAAAAAGATTGATATCAATGAATTTACAAACATTAAAAAAGTAACCCAATTAGTGAATGGCGGTGAGAATGGACTTCCACATAGACGAGAGTTATTCAATAAAGTAAAAGACATTATAAATTGTATATAAAATAAAAGCCATGAAAAGAATAAAGTTATTAGTTAAAGTAATTGTTCCTATTACAGTTGTAGCTTTGCTTGTTGGATTCAAGTTGTTTTTTTATCAACAGGATTCAGATGAAAGTCTCTTAGGAAAATATGTAAGTACTGACGATCCTAATTGGGTTTGGGAATTTAAGTCAGATGGGAAATTAAATGAGTATTACGAAGGAGAGTTAAGTGATGTTTATTATTACTCTATTGAAAAGACAAGTCCTCAATGTGGATTTGAAGTTGATGAAGGTCCTCTTTTTAAATATTTGGTTAGAAAAAATGTAGTAAATACTTCTGAACAATATTGTTACGAAATTTATTCTATGGGAAATGAATATCTTCAGCTAAGGTATTTAGGTGGAAGTGGATTTTTTAGTTTCAAAAAAACTAACTAAACTATATAGAACCTACTTCGGTTTACATAATCTTTCAAGGAGATTACCTATCTAAGGACCGATTTGTTTTAAATCATAAGATTAAAGCCTTAGAAGTTCGTGTTACAGCAGATGAGCCGATTTGAGGCATGTTTGCTTTGGGTGGGGTTATATTTAAATGGATCAAAAGGATGAAATAGATTTCCACATTGACAAAGCTAACCTCTGTTTAGATACTATTACCATAATAAAAGAATATAAAACGCCATTTATCTATTGGTTTAAAAATGATTCAAGTCTATTTGAAAAAACCTTGATTTTGATAGATAGTACTGATTGGATAAGCAAAGAAAGTAATATCAAGGGAATAGGCGTACAAATTTATACAACAGGATCTTGCAAGGACCTGATAGAGGGAAATTAGGAGGTAGATATAAGTATAAGAAGTATCCCCAGAACAACGCTTTTTGGGGATGCTTTTCTCACAACAACCCCTCCCCACTTTCAGCTTCATCCACCGCTTGATGCAGAAAATCGTGAAAGGGTTTCATCAGCTTGAAGGCATTGAGCGTTTTGTTTTTGAAATTGCCAGAAGAAATATCTTTGTCGGCCAAAGGCGTAGAGACAATAAAACTCTTGTATCTCAGCAAATCAATATGTGGATGCTCAGCATCGTAATCTCTTGGGCTTGTTTTAAGTTGCTCGCCTTCTAAGCTGGAAAAATGTTTCTTGAAAGTAGGTTCATTGAGTATCTTAAGCAGTTCTTCCCCAGAGTAATCGATTTCTTGACGGATTTTCTTCAATACATCAGCCTGTGGCATCCAGATTCCTCCAGCGATGAAACTCTCTCCTGGTTGTAAATGCAAGTAATACCCAGGTCCATTGGATTTTTTTCCTCCTGTAGAAAAATATGCTGCAAAATTGGTTTTATATGGGGCTTTGTTTGCAGAAAAACGGATGTCTCTGTTTTGTCTGAAAACACAATCTTTGGCTTTAAAAGCCGTCAATGCAGGCTCCCAAGCGGTAATACCTCCTAACATTTCTCCTACATCTTCAATAAACTCCCCTCTCACCTTCTGATACCAATCCCGATTGGCATCCATCCATTCTTTGGAGTTGTTATTGGCTAATTCTTTTAGAAAATCAAGGTATGGAGTTGGCATATTTTATATTTATTGAGATCTTTTAATTTAACCAAGAAGAAGTAAAATAGTTGGGAACCGTTGTTTTAAGTAAATCACTTAAAATAATGCGAGTATGTTAAATATTGCTGATTAATAGTTATTTTGATCGAATGATGGTGAATTTCATTCTTGTTGATCCTTTAAATAAAATCAACCAACCCCTCCAATTTCATTCCCCTACTACCTTTGATCAGGATCAGATGATCTTCGAACTTGGAGTCTTGAAGCCAGTTTCGGAAGGAAAAAGGATCTGGAAAATAGAGTGCTTTCATCGGAGCTTTGGCCAAAGCTGCTTGCGTATGCTTGCCGGCAAAGCAAATTTTATCAAAAGCATATTGGCTGACCAATTCACCCAATTTCTCGTGTTCAACTTGTGTGCTGTCACCAAGTTCATACATATCTCCTAAGATGATCATTTTGTATTTTTTGCCAGTCATCTCACCAAAAGTCTTGATCGCAACTTCCATGCTCGATGGGTTGGCATTGTATGCGTCTAGGATGATCAGGTTGCTTCGTTTTTCTACGAGTTGAGAACGCATATTGGAAGGCTTGTAATTGACGATAGCCTGAACTGCCTTTTCTATAGAAACACCGAAAAACTTACCTAAAGTAATAGCGGTGGCAATATTCCCAAAGTTATATGCTCCTATCATGGAACTAAGATGTGTTGCTTCGCTTCCTTCTACTTTGAATCTTACAAAGGGATTGGCATCCACAAACTCAACTTCACAAAAATCTCCTTTTGCAGGGTAGAGAATTGGGTTTTCAAATCGCTTAGCCATATTGGAAAGGATAGGGTCCTGGGAATTGATAAAGACAGTTCCTTTGTGTGCTCTTAAGTGTTGAAACAACTCGGTTTTGGTTTTCAAGACTCCTTCTGGTCCTCCCATACCTTCCAAGTGAGCCTTTCCGATATTGGTGATAAACCCATGTGTAGGTTCTGCGATGTCACAAAGTTCTTTGATATCGCCTTGCTTGTTGGCGCCCATCTCTATAATCGCAATTTCGGTATCTTTTTCTATTGCGAGCAATGTTAATGGCACTCCAATGTGGTTGTTTAGATTCCCTACTGTGGCTGAAGTTTTAAATTTTTGCTTTAGAACAGCGTGGAGGAGTTCTTTGGATGTAGTCTTACCATTACTGCCTGTTAGTCCTATGATGGGAATACTGAGTTGTCTTCTGTGATGCAGGGCTAGTTGCTGTAAAGCAGTCAAAACATCCTCAACTAGAAAATATCTCGTGTCATTATTCGGGATTACTTCTGCTTCATCTACGACTACCAAAGCGGCACCAATTTCCAATGCCTGTGCTGCAAATGTATTGGCATTGAAATTCGGTCCTTTGAGTGCAAAAAATATATTTCCTTGATCAATTTTCCTTGTATCGGTGCTGACGCCTGTGGATTTGAGAAAGTGTAGGTAGAGAAGTTCGATGTTCATCATTTATTTTTTACGAATAATCTTTAAAATTAAGATATTCGAAACATCTTTATCAAAATTCTGTCGTTATTTATATCCATGATCAAGTATTTTACTTTTTTATTCCTTTTCACTTTGAGCGCGAGTTTAGCGCAAACTTCTTTTCAATTTGATCAAAATATAAATCTCACTCAAAATGGTGGGAATTTAGAATTGCCCTTTGCAGGAGGACTAAACGCCGCTCAGATCCAAACAATGGATGTGAATGGAGATGGTGAAGATGAAATGGTCATTTGGGATATCAATGCCCGTCAGATTTCTGTTTTTAAGATTGAAAATGATGTTTACACTTTCTTCCCTGAGATGGCTTACTATTTTCCTTCTGATGTAAATGGGTTTTTGGTTCTAGCTGACTTTGATGGCGATGGGAAAAAAGATCTTTTTACAAGTAGTCCTTTTGGAATTAGAGCTTATAAAAATGTTAGTCCTGTTGGAGCTACTTTCCCAAGTTGGGAATTGGCTCAGAACTTTCTAAGACTTGACAACAACTCCAACCTTCAAGCGAACAATCTTGATATTCCATTGATTTTGGATGTAGATGGAGATGGAGATTTGGATATTGCCACTTTCAATTTCGCTTCAGGGGATTTTTTGGAGTTTTACAGAAATACATCCATCGAACGAAAAGGTTTTGCAGATGTTGATGGTTTTGCTTTTCCAGAGCCGAGATGGGGAGAATTTGAGTTCTGCAGTTGCGGAAGCTTTAGCTTTGGAGTTACTTGTTCAGGATTACCTATTGGTAGGATTCTCGATGATGAAAATCAGAGAATTCAACATGCTGGAGGTCATTCGATTTTATACTCGGACTTCAATGGAGATGGTATTTTTGATTTGTTGATGGGTCAAGATGAATGTGATGTACTTTATTATTTGCCCAACAAAGGAACGAATGCAACACCAATTTTTGATGAATTTGCGACTTCGCTTCCTAATATTGGAGATTTACCAGAGTTTCCTATTTTTCATGCTGCACAGCTCTGGGAAAATCAACTTTTAATAAGTACAAATTCTTCTGCTATTGCGGGTATCTTTCGAGCTGATTATGCTAAAAATATATTTTCTATTCCCCTAGAAGGAGGAAATATTCAGCCTTTTCTTCAAAATCGGATGTTGGATTTAGGAGAAAATACAAGACCTTTTTTTCAAGGAAATAAGTTAAATGGGTCACTTCTACTCTAGGCAAATTCTTTAATCGGGAATCGGGTTGTAGGGAATTTGAATCGGATATCTGTTACAGAACAAGCTTGGGAAGTCGTTGAGGAAGATTATTTAGGATTATCGGAACTTGATTTGACTGATTTGCAATTCCAAGCTTTCAGAAATGCACAAGGGCAAGAGAGTTTTTGGTTGGCAGGAACAGATACTATGAATTTATCCTTAGTCAAAAAGTTATTTTACACAACACAATCAAACCTTCAAAATCTTCAAGAAACCAATGTTTCAGGTATTACACCAAGGCCTT is drawn from Belliella baltica DSM 15883 and contains these coding sequences:
- a CDS encoding UDP-N-acetylmuramoyl-tripeptide--D-alanyl-D-alanine ligase, producing MNIELLYLHFLKSTGVSTDTRKIDQGNIFFALKGPNFNANTFAAQALEIGAALVVVDEAEVIPNNDTRYFLVEDVLTALQQLALHHRRQLSIPIIGLTGSNGKTTSKELLHAVLKQKFKTSATVGNLNNHIGVPLTLLAIEKDTEIAIIEMGANKQGDIKELCDIAEPTHGFITNIGKAHLEGMGGPEGVLKTKTELFQHLRAHKGTVFINSQDPILSNMAKRFENPILYPAKGDFCEVEFVDANPFVRFKVEGSEATHLSSMIGAYNFGNIATAITLGKFFGVSIEKAVQAIVNYKPSNMRSQLVEKRSNLIILDAYNANPSSMEVAIKTFGEMTGKKYKMIILGDMYELGDSTQVEHEKLGELVSQYAFDKICFAGKHTQAALAKAPMKALYFPDPFSFRNWLQDSKFEDHLILIKGSRGMKLEGLVDFI
- a CDS encoding DUF2461 domain-containing protein; translation: MPTPYLDFLKELANNNSKEWMDANRDWYQKVRGEFIEDVGEMLGGITAWEPALTAFKAKDCVFRQNRDIRFSANKAPYKTNFAAYFSTGGKKSNGPGYYLHLQPGESFIAGGIWMPQADVLKKIRQEIDYSGEELLKILNEPTFKKHFSSLEGEQLKTSPRDYDAEHPHIDLLRYKSFIVSTPLADKDISSGNFKNKTLNAFKLMKPFHDFLHQAVDEAESGEGLL
- a CDS encoding glycoside hydrolase family 19 protein — translated: MFIKKLEGAEYSPLLVRFYSLQENIDQVSYNHIPKDWNGIIEAFGMNDGHYITFSFKEGQMVSYSKVLLEDTRASKQIGVNKSTTCITSIVENPSYVVCYESIYDCTIYSGGTSIITYCVDTGSSGPGGSSPGGDSFCEEFDCYAFPGGGDLGGEFEEDDPCKTSKEDLKNAFPDAPDSFLGELEKFVNKHSKDFGIDSKEKMNHFLAQAAHESTNYLGKTFSALEENLNYRWEKLGTKDNFETYFNPISNPTANSLKANPNDFKRSENSDFVDPVKLANYVYARKQLGNTSQGDGYKYRGRGIFQITGKYNYEQFNKFYNEKFNANIDLIKNPEMVSNNIELAVISALWYFENKVLKKIDINEFTNIKKVTQLVNGGENGLPHRRELFNKVKDIINCI
- a CDS encoding FG-GAP repeat domain-containing protein, with the protein product MIKYFTFLFLFTLSASLAQTSFQFDQNINLTQNGGNLELPFAGGLNAAQIQTMDVNGDGEDEMVIWDINARQISVFKIENDVYTFFPEMAYYFPSDVNGFLVLADFDGDGKKDLFTSSPFGIRAYKNVSPVGATFPSWELAQNFLRLDNNSNLQANNLDIPLILDVDGDGDLDIATFNFASGDFLEFYRNTSIERKGFADVDGFAFPEPRWGEFEFCSCGSFSFGVTCSGLPIGRILDDENQRIQHAGGHSILYSDFNGDGIFDLLMGQDECDVLYYLPNKGTNATPIFDEFATSLPNIGDLPEFPIFHAAQLWENQLLISTNSSAIAGIFRADYAKNIFSIPLEGGNIQPFLQNRMLDLGENTRPFFQGNKLNGSLLL
- a CDS encoding integrase core domain-containing protein, encoding MKVSMDGKGRALDNVYIERFWKSIKYDYIYLNPSEDGYDLLKGVKWYVEYYNQKVHHTTREKPGERYYGPTRKAS